The following proteins are co-located in the Candidatus Accumulibacter cognatus genome:
- the rseP gene encoding RIP metalloprotease RseP, which produces MSGFFYYLAAFALVLGILVVVHEFGHYLAARWAGVKVLRFSVGFGRTLWSRRWGQDGTEWAIAAFPLGGYVKMLDEREGEVAAEELHRSFNRQPVCWRMVIVAAGPAANFALAVLIYWGLFWHGTEEFKPILGSPAIASPAAAAGLQDGEQVLRVSGEKVQTWQEMRWLLLQRAAEHDQIDLEVINAANEIVIRRVDVSSVRRSGWQGDALEQLGFALYRPRLPPVLGKINVNSAAEAAGLRSGDEILSIGEQVIDSWAEVVREVRQSPEKTLRVEVLRDGARIEMSVTPVAVDERGSTIGRIGAAVSDYSQARTALMITVSYGPWSAFRKAVGETWEKSVFTLLMIGKMVTGEVSWRNISGPVTIADYAGQSARLGIDYYLKFLALVSISLGVLNLLPIPILDGGHLLYYLVEIIKRGPVSERAMEIGQQIGLTFLIMLMAFAFYNDINRLLFSG; this is translated from the coding sequence ATGAGTGGTTTTTTTTACTACCTGGCTGCTTTTGCGCTGGTGCTGGGAATCCTGGTCGTCGTTCACGAGTTTGGGCACTATCTCGCCGCGCGCTGGGCCGGGGTCAAGGTCCTGCGCTTTTCGGTCGGTTTTGGCCGAACGCTCTGGTCGAGGCGCTGGGGTCAGGACGGGACCGAGTGGGCTATCGCCGCATTCCCGCTCGGCGGCTATGTCAAAATGCTCGACGAGCGTGAAGGGGAGGTGGCTGCCGAAGAACTGCACCGCAGCTTCAATCGGCAGCCTGTGTGCTGGCGGATGGTGATCGTCGCCGCCGGACCAGCGGCCAACTTTGCGCTGGCCGTTCTGATCTACTGGGGACTTTTCTGGCACGGAACTGAAGAATTCAAGCCGATTCTCGGCAGTCCGGCAATCGCCAGTCCTGCGGCCGCGGCTGGTCTGCAAGACGGTGAACAGGTTCTGCGGGTGAGCGGCGAAAAGGTTCAGACCTGGCAGGAGATGCGGTGGCTCCTGCTGCAACGGGCTGCCGAGCATGACCAGATCGACCTCGAGGTGATCAATGCGGCCAACGAAATTGTCATCCGCCGGGTGGATGTCTCGTCAGTGCGCCGCTCGGGCTGGCAAGGAGACGCGCTCGAACAACTGGGTTTTGCTCTTTACCGCCCGCGCTTACCACCGGTACTCGGCAAGATCAATGTGAACAGTGCTGCGGAAGCTGCCGGACTGCGTTCGGGAGATGAAATTCTGAGTATTGGCGAGCAGGTCATCGATAGTTGGGCGGAGGTCGTGCGTGAGGTTCGCCAGTCGCCGGAAAAAACGCTGCGGGTCGAGGTGCTGAGGGATGGCGCGCGCATCGAGATGTCGGTGACGCCGGTTGCCGTAGACGAGCGGGGGAGCACCATCGGTCGCATTGGCGCGGCGGTCAGCGACTACAGCCAGGCACGTACGGCCTTGATGATCACCGTCAGTTACGGGCCTTGGTCGGCGTTTCGCAAGGCGGTCGGCGAGACCTGGGAAAAATCGGTGTTTACCCTGCTGATGATCGGCAAAATGGTGACCGGGGAGGTGTCTTGGCGAAATATCAGCGGGCCGGTCACCATTGCCGACTACGCTGGCCAGTCGGCAAGACTGGGAATCGACTACTACCTGAAATTTCTCGCTTTGGTCAGCATCAGCCTCGGCGTCCTCAATCTGCTGCCGATCCCGATTCTGGATGGCGGGCATTTGCTGTATTATCTCGTCGAAATCATCAAGCGTGGGCCAGTTTCCGAACGTGCCATGGAAATTGGTCAGCAAATCGGTCTGACTTTCCTGATCATGCTTATGGCGTTTGCCTTCTACAACGACATCAATCGACTACTGTTCTCCGGCTGA
- the bamA gene encoding outer membrane protein assembly factor BamA: MKKNLRAGLLATLVVSGAAAVEPFTVKDIRLEGIQRVEAGTVFSYLPVKVGDTMTDEKAAQAIKTLFATGFFKDVRIETDGPVLIVVLEERPAIAQIDFVGLKEFEKDQLIKGLKEVGVAVSRTFDRATLEKAEQELKRQYLSRGRYAATITTTITPLDRNRVAINFNIDEGETARIKQINIVGAQAFREKELLSVLQQQTPTWISWYTKSDQYSKQKLSADLETLRSYYLDRGYLEFSIESTQVSITPDKKEIYITISINEGDRYFVSSVKLAGDLTLSEEEFKKAVKIKPGDVFSREKVNESTKAIADKLGAQGYAFANINAAPELDKQKHQVAFTIFVDPGKRTYVRRINVTGNTKTRDEVIRQEMRQMEGGWYDAERVAASRERIDRTGYFGEVNVETPPVPGTIDLVDVNVNVTEKSTGNISIGAGYSSAEKVILSGSISQSNIFGSGKFLSLQVNTGKLNRTLAINYTNPYFTVDGISQGFDLYDRRVNPTSLGYAFQSESIGGGIRFGYPISEKETLSFGLAIDQTTIDITPVTAATPPQYIKFRAEHGDSNVTVPATVTWTSDTRNSSIYPTSGGIQRAAVEVAIPGVDLSFYRLTYKNERYFSLTKDLVLALMGEVGYANGLSGQSLPFYKNFYAGGIGSVRGYQTASLGPVDPLYPDTYLGGTSKAVFNVELLMPLPGFDKSVRFGPFFDAGNVFTNHYSYSKEGLAMSAGLTAAWISPLGPLKFSYGQPINEVSTAKLQKFQFQMGTTF, encoded by the coding sequence ATGAAGAAAAACCTGCGCGCAGGTCTGTTGGCTACCCTTGTTGTCTCTGGCGCAGCGGCGGTGGAACCGTTCACGGTCAAGGATATCCGCCTTGAAGGCATTCAAAGGGTGGAGGCCGGTACGGTTTTCAGCTACCTGCCGGTCAAGGTCGGCGACACAATGACTGACGAAAAGGCTGCGCAGGCCATCAAGACCTTGTTCGCCACAGGATTCTTCAAGGACGTCCGGATTGAAACCGATGGTCCGGTGCTGATCGTCGTGCTTGAGGAGCGGCCGGCCATCGCACAGATCGATTTTGTCGGTTTGAAGGAGTTCGAGAAGGATCAGCTGATCAAGGGTCTGAAGGAAGTGGGTGTCGCGGTGTCGCGGACCTTCGACCGAGCCACGCTCGAAAAGGCCGAACAGGAATTGAAACGCCAATACCTGTCACGTGGTCGCTACGCGGCGACGATCACCACCACGATTACACCGCTGGATCGAAACCGCGTGGCGATCAATTTCAATATCGATGAAGGCGAGACTGCCAGGATCAAGCAGATCAACATCGTCGGCGCGCAGGCCTTCCGGGAAAAAGAACTCCTTTCCGTGCTGCAGCAGCAGACCCCTACCTGGATCAGTTGGTACACCAAGAGTGACCAGTATTCAAAGCAGAAACTGTCGGCCGATCTCGAAACCTTGCGCTCGTATTACCTTGATCGCGGCTACCTGGAGTTCAGTATCGAGTCGACGCAGGTCTCGATTACTCCAGACAAAAAGGAAATCTACATCACGATCAGTATCAACGAGGGCGATCGCTACTTCGTTTCATCGGTCAAATTGGCGGGCGATCTGACGCTCTCCGAGGAAGAGTTCAAGAAGGCAGTCAAGATCAAGCCAGGAGACGTCTTTTCCCGCGAGAAAGTGAACGAGAGCACCAAAGCCATTGCCGACAAACTGGGTGCTCAAGGTTATGCGTTTGCCAATATCAATGCAGCACCGGAGCTCGATAAGCAAAAGCATCAGGTCGCGTTTACGATCTTCGTCGATCCGGGAAAGCGGACCTACGTGCGCAGGATCAATGTCACAGGCAACACCAAGACGCGTGACGAAGTCATTCGTCAGGAAATGCGTCAGATGGAAGGGGGCTGGTACGACGCTGAGCGGGTGGCCGCGTCACGCGAGCGAATCGACCGAACCGGTTATTTTGGCGAGGTCAATGTGGAAACCCCACCGGTTCCCGGAACCATTGACCTGGTTGATGTGAATGTCAATGTGACCGAAAAATCGACGGGCAACATCTCGATCGGTGCTGGCTATTCGAGTGCAGAAAAGGTCATTCTCTCCGGATCGATCTCGCAATCGAACATCTTTGGCAGCGGCAAGTTCCTGTCGCTGCAGGTGAACACCGGCAAACTCAACCGCACACTGGCGATCAACTACACCAATCCTTATTTCACGGTTGATGGCATCAGCCAGGGCTTCGACCTTTACGACCGGCGAGTCAACCCGACCTCGCTGGGCTATGCCTTCCAGTCCGAATCCATTGGTGGCGGCATCCGCTTCGGCTACCCGATCAGTGAGAAGGAGACACTCAGCTTCGGCTTGGCGATCGATCAGACGACGATCGACATTACTCCCGTCACGGCCGCCACACCGCCCCAGTACATCAAGTTCAGGGCTGAACATGGTGACTCGAATGTCACGGTACCGGCGACCGTGACGTGGACCAGCGATACCCGGAACAGCTCGATTTATCCGACCTCCGGTGGCATCCAGCGTGCCGCTGTCGAGGTCGCCATCCCGGGCGTGGACCTGTCGTTCTATCGATTGACCTACAAGAACGAACGCTACTTTTCCTTGACCAAGGATTTGGTTCTGGCGCTGATGGGTGAAGTTGGATATGCGAACGGTCTGAGCGGACAGAGCTTGCCGTTCTACAAGAATTTCTACGCTGGCGGTATCGGATCGGTACGCGGCTATCAGACTGCCAGCCTCGGTCCGGTGGATCCGCTTTATCCCGACACCTATCTTGGCGGTACCAGCAAGGCGGTGTTCAATGTCGAGCTGCTAATGCCGCTGCCGGGTTTCGACAAATCCGTCCGCTTCGGTCCATTCTTTGACGCAGGGAACGTGTTTACCAATCACTATTCCTACTCGAAGGAAGGCCTGGCGATGTCGGCCGGACTGACTGCGGCCTGGATCTCGCCACTGGGACCCTTGAAATTCAGCTATGGTCAGCCGATCAACGAAGTCAGTACTGCTAAACTACAGAAGTTCCAGTTCCAGATGGGAACAACCTTTTAA
- a CDS encoding OmpH family outer membrane protein encodes MGSLPVTYASAVDQLKIGYVNTQRLFRDAPAAVKAAKKIEQEFSKRDQDLQRLAKQVQGLQEVLEKGGLTMSESDRRSKEKDLGELSREFQRKQREFREDLNLRQNEENAAIIEKANKAIKQLADNEKYDLIVQDVVWVSPKLDITDKVIKALSDPQSAK; translated from the coding sequence ATGGGCTCGCTGCCGGTGACTTACGCGTCGGCGGTAGACCAGTTGAAGATCGGTTACGTCAATACCCAGCGTCTTTTCCGAGATGCACCCGCAGCCGTCAAGGCAGCCAAGAAGATCGAGCAGGAATTCTCCAAGCGAGACCAGGATTTGCAGCGCCTGGCCAAACAGGTCCAAGGCCTGCAGGAAGTGCTCGAAAAAGGCGGACTGACGATGTCGGAATCGGATCGCCGCAGCAAGGAAAAGGATCTCGGTGAATTGTCGAGAGAGTTTCAGCGCAAGCAGCGCGAGTTCCGCGAGGATCTGAACCTGCGCCAGAATGAAGAGAATGCGGCGATCATTGAAAAGGCCAACAAGGCGATCAAGCAGCTCGCCGATAACGAGAAGTACGACTTGATCGTTCAGGATGTGGTCTGGGTGAGTCCGAAACTCGATATCACCGATAAAGTCATCAAGGCCTTGTCCGATCCCCAGTCAGCTAAGTAA
- the lpxD gene encoding UDP-3-O-(3-hydroxymyristoyl)glucosamine N-acyltransferase — translation MSGGLRLDEIVARLGGMLQGDGSLVVSQVGSLLSAGAGEIAFIASPKYRAQLKRTKAAAVIVPPQFANDTTLPHIIHQNPYAYYARVVGLLNPALPGRSGVHPGAVVNSPLPASVSVGANAVIGDGVRIGENVTIYPGCVLGDGVAIGDDSVLHANVVVYDHCVIGRRAVIHAGAVIGADGFGFAKDGQHWVKIPQIGRVVIGDDVEIGANTSIDRGALDDTVIGNGVKLDNQIQVAHNVSIGDHTAMAGCVGIAGSARIGRRCTVGGAAMISGHLEIADDVHVSAGTLVAKSLSQPGAYTGIFPLATHHEWLHNAAQIKRLVKLAERVAELEKTIQLMGKTS, via the coding sequence GTGTCAGGAGGTCTGCGCCTAGACGAAATCGTCGCCCGTCTGGGAGGGATGTTGCAAGGTGACGGATCGTTGGTCGTTTCGCAAGTCGGTTCGCTGCTCTCGGCTGGGGCAGGTGAAATCGCGTTTATCGCCAGCCCGAAATACCGCGCGCAATTGAAGAGGACGAAGGCCGCGGCAGTGATCGTTCCGCCGCAGTTTGCCAACGACACGACGCTGCCCCACATCATTCATCAGAACCCCTATGCCTACTACGCGCGGGTCGTGGGGCTGCTCAATCCGGCTTTGCCAGGCCGCTCCGGCGTACATCCCGGCGCAGTGGTCAACTCGCCCCTGCCGGCATCGGTAAGCGTCGGGGCAAACGCGGTGATCGGTGACGGCGTGCGCATTGGCGAAAACGTGACGATATATCCGGGATGTGTGCTTGGTGACGGGGTAGCTATTGGCGATGATTCGGTCCTCCACGCAAATGTGGTCGTATATGACCACTGCGTGATCGGCCGGCGCGCCGTCATCCACGCCGGCGCAGTCATCGGTGCAGATGGCTTCGGCTTTGCCAAGGATGGGCAGCACTGGGTCAAAATTCCGCAAATCGGCCGCGTGGTGATCGGTGACGACGTCGAGATCGGCGCCAATACCTCGATCGATCGCGGTGCCCTCGACGATACCGTGATCGGCAACGGCGTCAAGCTCGACAACCAGATTCAGGTTGCGCACAACGTCAGCATTGGCGACCATACCGCGATGGCCGGCTGTGTCGGCATTGCCGGCAGCGCCAGGATCGGTCGTCGATGTACCGTCGGGGGTGCGGCAATGATCAGTGGCCACCTGGAAATTGCCGACGATGTGCATGTTTCGGCCGGTACCCTGGTTGCCAAGAGCCTCAGCCAACCCGGCGCCTATACCGGCATTTTTCCACTCGCAACACACCACGAGTGGTTACACAACGCGGCACAGATCAAGCGTCTGGTAAAACTTGCCGAGCGCGTTGCCGAACTCGAGAAGACAATCCAACTGATGGGGAAAACGTCTTGA
- the fabZ gene encoding 3-hydroxyacyl-ACP dehydratase FabZ, which produces MDIHEIIGQLPHRYPFLLVDRVLKCEPGKSIHAYKNVSINEPFFTGHFPHYPVMPGVLIMEALAQAAGILSFKTLGEKPDMTSLFYFVGIDKARFKKTVAAGDQLHLHVDIQRQFRNIWKFRAEARVDGEVVADAELMCAKSNLVKTTG; this is translated from the coding sequence ATGGACATTCACGAGATCATCGGGCAATTGCCACACCGCTACCCCTTCCTGCTGGTCGACCGGGTGCTCAAGTGTGAGCCCGGTAAATCCATCCACGCCTACAAGAACGTGAGCATCAACGAACCGTTTTTTACGGGTCACTTCCCGCATTATCCAGTGATGCCCGGCGTTCTGATCATGGAAGCACTGGCGCAGGCGGCTGGTATCCTGTCGTTCAAGACGCTCGGCGAAAAGCCCGACATGACCTCGCTGTTCTACTTCGTCGGCATCGACAAGGCGCGCTTCAAGAAGACCGTCGCTGCCGGCGACCAGTTGCATCTGCACGTGGATATCCAGCGTCAGTTTCGCAACATCTGGAAGTTCAGGGCAGAGGCGCGTGTGGACGGCGAGGTCGTGGCAGACGCCGAGTTGATGTGCGCTAAAAGTAACCTGGTCAAGACCACGGGATGA
- the lpxA gene encoding acyl-ACP--UDP-N-acetylglucosamine O-acyltransferase codes for MIHPSAIIEAGAQLGANVSVGAFSIIGEHVEIGDNTVIGPHVVISGRTRIGCDNHIYQFSSLGGPPQDKKHAGEPTRLEIGDRNTIREFCTFNLGTALDAGVTRMGDDNWIMAYVHIAHDCQVGNRTVFANNAQLAGHVHIGDWVILGGFSGVHQFCRIGAHAMTAAGTVAVQDIPPFVMAAGNTASPFGINAEGLKRRGFSPEAMLALKRAYRTLYKSGLMLEEARAKLIEEVVAHPEIQPLIDFLAVSKRGIIR; via the coding sequence ATGATCCATCCCAGTGCCATCATCGAGGCTGGCGCGCAACTCGGTGCCAATGTTTCTGTCGGTGCCTTTTCGATCATCGGCGAGCATGTCGAGATCGGTGACAATACCGTGATCGGCCCGCATGTGGTCATTTCGGGTCGGACACGCATCGGCTGTGACAACCATATCTATCAATTCTCCTCGCTGGGCGGACCGCCTCAGGACAAGAAGCACGCTGGTGAGCCGACGCGTCTGGAGATCGGAGACCGCAACACGATTCGCGAGTTCTGCACCTTCAATCTGGGCACCGCCCTGGATGCGGGTGTCACCCGCATGGGCGATGACAACTGGATCATGGCCTATGTACACATTGCGCATGATTGCCAGGTTGGCAACCGTACCGTGTTTGCCAACAATGCGCAGCTGGCTGGCCATGTGCACATTGGCGACTGGGTGATTCTCGGTGGTTTTTCCGGCGTCCACCAGTTTTGCCGCATCGGCGCGCATGCCATGACCGCTGCCGGAACGGTGGCCGTGCAGGACATCCCACCCTTCGTGATGGCTGCCGGCAATACCGCCAGCCCTTTCGGCATCAACGCCGAGGGCCTGAAGCGAAGGGGTTTTTCTCCAGAGGCGATGCTGGCCCTGAAACGTGCCTACCGCACGCTCTACAAGTCCGGACTGATGCTCGAAGAAGCGCGCGCCAAGCTCATCGAAGAAGTCGTAGCACATCCTGAAATCCAGCCGTTGATCGACTTCCTCGCAGTATCGAAGCGCGGCATTATCAGATGA
- the lpxB gene encoding lipid-A-disaccharide synthase encodes MTAGVLRIAMVAGEASGDLLASQLIEALQARLPNAVFYGVGGPKMLGRGFDAWHPLEKLAVRGYVEVLRHYREIAGIRADLKRRLLADPPDVFIGVDAPDFNLGLEKTLKQRGIATIHYVSPSIWAWRGGRIHKIGAAVARVLALFPFEPEIYQKQGIPVSYVGHPLADMLPVEDGRESARTLLGLPLLAAVFALLPGSRQSELQYMADTFIETALRIHAEIPDALFLVPLATRETRLLFEAALHRCQAQERPIRLLFGHAHQAMMAADVVLVASGTATLEAALLKRPMVIAYKMAPLSWWLMQRIGGYLPYCGLPNVLAGRFIVPEFIQDDATPDNLAQALLNLYADKTVCDGLKAQFRALHLQLRQNAAEKAALAVIGCLPPLLSKHAAAS; translated from the coding sequence ATGACCGCAGGTGTGCTGCGGATTGCCATGGTGGCTGGCGAAGCCTCCGGCGATCTGCTCGCCAGCCAGCTCATTGAGGCCTTGCAGGCCCGGCTGCCGAACGCTGTGTTCTATGGCGTTGGCGGCCCGAAAATGCTCGGGCGGGGTTTCGACGCCTGGCATCCACTCGAGAAACTGGCGGTGCGCGGCTATGTCGAGGTACTCAGGCACTATCGTGAAATTGCCGGTATTCGCGCGGACCTCAAACGACGCCTGCTGGCTGATCCGCCCGATGTGTTCATCGGCGTTGATGCACCGGATTTCAATCTGGGACTGGAAAAGACACTCAAACAGCGCGGCATTGCGACCATTCACTACGTCAGTCCGTCAATCTGGGCCTGGCGCGGCGGGCGCATCCACAAGATTGGCGCGGCGGTTGCGCGGGTGCTGGCGCTATTTCCCTTTGAACCGGAGATTTATCAGAAGCAAGGAATTCCAGTCAGCTACGTTGGCCATCCACTGGCCGACATGCTGCCGGTCGAAGATGGCCGCGAAAGTGCGCGCACTCTGCTTGGTCTGCCCTTGCTGGCTGCCGTTTTTGCGCTCCTGCCGGGCAGCCGGCAATCCGAGTTGCAGTACATGGCTGATACTTTCATCGAAACCGCACTCCGGATCCACGCCGAGATCCCGGATGCGCTGTTTCTCGTGCCGCTAGCGACTCGCGAGACGCGCCTGCTCTTCGAAGCCGCGCTACATCGCTGCCAGGCCCAGGAACGACCGATTCGCCTGCTGTTCGGACATGCGCATCAGGCGATGATGGCCGCAGACGTCGTTCTGGTCGCGAGCGGCACCGCCACCCTCGAGGCGGCACTGCTCAAGCGACCGATGGTCATTGCCTACAAGATGGCACCGCTGTCCTGGTGGCTGATGCAGCGCATTGGCGGTTATCTGCCCTATTGTGGTTTGCCGAATGTGCTGGCCGGTCGCTTCATCGTTCCCGAATTCATCCAGGACGATGCAACACCCGACAATCTCGCGCAGGCGCTGCTCAACCTCTACGCCGACAAGACGGTGTGTGATGGGCTCAAGGCGCAGTTTCGAGCGCTGCATCTGCAATTGCGCCAGAATGCTGCCGAAAAGGCCGCACTGGCGGTGATCGGCTGCCTGCCGCCATTATTGAGCAAGCATGCTGCTGCAAGTTGA
- the rnhB gene encoding ribonuclease HII translates to MLLQVEGLVCGVDESGRGPIAGPVLAAAVILDPAQPIAGLNDSKKLSARQRAALAEEISAKALAWAVAAANVEEIDRINILQASLLAMQRAVSALAARHQLAPVRVMVDGNHCPRLQYPVEAIVGGDGKIAAIAAASILAKTVRDAGMRELHAVYPQYGFDRHMGYPTALHLAALREYGASPEHRRSFGPVARLGTP, encoded by the coding sequence ATGCTGCTGCAAGTTGAAGGCCTGGTCTGCGGAGTCGACGAGTCCGGCCGTGGTCCGATCGCCGGGCCGGTGCTGGCCGCCGCAGTGATCCTCGACCCGGCGCAGCCGATTGCCGGCCTCAATGACTCGAAAAAGCTTTCCGCCCGGCAACGCGCGGCACTGGCCGAAGAAATTAGCGCCAAAGCGCTGGCCTGGGCAGTTGCTGCCGCGAACGTCGAGGAAATCGACCGCATCAACATCCTTCAGGCCAGTCTGCTGGCCATGCAACGCGCCGTCAGCGCACTCGCCGCACGGCACCAGCTCGCGCCGGTCCGGGTGATGGTCGACGGCAATCATTGCCCCCGGTTGCAGTACCCCGTTGAGGCCATCGTCGGTGGCGACGGCAAGATCGCGGCCATTGCCGCGGCATCGATTCTGGCCAAGACCGTACGCGATGCCGGCATGCGCGAGCTGCACGCAGTGTATCCACAGTACGGATTTGATCGGCACATGGGTTATCCCACCGCCCTGCATCTGGCGGCACTGCGTGAATACGGTGCGAGCCCCGAACATCGCCGCAGCTTCGGGCCAGTAGCGCGCCTCGGAACGCCGTGA
- a CDS encoding RNA methyltransferase, producing the protein MRRIVARSNPHYQALKKLCESGRGRRKSGRVLLDGMHLIETYGCHRGIPEEILVSDSGTVRPEIARYLERGRSAQTVTLLSDALFGELATVDTPSGIMAVVPLPVAARKLDHAADTVLLDGVQDPGNVGSILRSAAAAGFRQILLSIDCAQAWSPKTLRAAMGAHFQLDIHEDSDLPEFLAAYRGQSVATTLAASVSLYSANLQGSLAWVFGSEGLGIRPAVLAATDQRLHIPMPGATESLNVAAAAAICLFETLRCRRVETFR; encoded by the coding sequence GTGAGACGCATCGTCGCTCGGAGCAATCCGCATTACCAGGCACTCAAGAAACTCTGCGAGAGTGGCCGTGGACGACGCAAGAGTGGTCGGGTGCTGCTTGACGGCATGCATCTGATCGAAACCTATGGCTGCCACCGTGGCATTCCGGAAGAAATTCTGGTCAGCGACAGCGGCACCGTTCGGCCGGAGATTGCCAGATACCTAGAACGAGGCCGCTCTGCGCAGACAGTTACCCTGCTTTCCGACGCGCTGTTCGGCGAACTCGCGACGGTCGACACCCCGAGCGGCATCATGGCCGTCGTTCCGCTACCTGTGGCGGCGCGCAAGCTGGACCATGCTGCTGATACGGTTTTGCTCGATGGCGTTCAGGATCCCGGTAATGTCGGTTCGATCCTGCGCAGCGCCGCCGCCGCGGGTTTTCGCCAGATCCTGCTGTCGATCGATTGTGCACAGGCCTGGTCGCCGAAGACGCTGCGTGCCGCGATGGGCGCACATTTTCAGCTCGACATTCACGAAGACAGCGACCTTCCCGAGTTCCTTGCTGCCTATCGCGGGCAATCCGTTGCCACCACGCTCGCTGCGTCGGTCAGTTTGTATTCGGCCAATCTGCAGGGATCGCTGGCCTGGGTCTTTGGCAGCGAGGGTCTTGGCATCCGGCCTGCCGTGCTGGCTGCGACTGACCAGCGATTGCATATCCCGATGCCTGGCGCCACCGAGTCACTGAACGTCGCCGCCGCCGCCGCCATCTGCCTGTTCGAGACGCTGCGCTGTCGTAGGGTGGAAACCTTCCGATGA
- a CDS encoding GNAT family N-acetyltransferase: MDEATGEYSVAVADAYAGQGIGSEIMRQLLDAAHGHHLKRIVRQVLSENDGMVVTMDVLGFSVSMTDDPEIMDLSLRL; encoded by the coding sequence GTGGATGAGGCGACCGGCGAGTACAGCGTTGCCGTCGCGGACGCCTACGCTGGTCAGGGAATCGGCTCGGAAATCATGCGGCAATTGCTCGACGCCGCGCATGGACACCACTTGAAGCGCATCGTCAGGCAAGTGTTGAGTGAGAACGATGGAATGGTCGTAACCATGGATGTACTAGGTTTCAGCGTGTCGATGACCGACGATCCGGAAATCATGGATCTCAGTCTGCGTCTCTGA
- a CDS encoding transposase translates to MSLAANVCLLLSEWISFLLVAVPPRSRRTFVELLIGCLLNPEGWVTRAIGAIRREAHWTTYYKLIERAQVPVTELSLRLLQLVLTVCPTELVTLILDDTLVLRGAKSGPGISIKHDHSHKANRPTFLNSQCWVTLALVVRVRLGSALTVPIRSWLLEESGQRGKLWGARQLMDSVRGHVQGGRLLIDAWFMRRTLILPLLEQPVRIIGQVRRDTALFLPPEPEPKRRGRQRKYGQRIDAARLETLPVQEMELMLYGKVQRVRVRSVIAVARFLKGLPVRAVWCEMLLPDHTWSRPRLILATETDLSAQQVVAIYAERWAIEPLFHHLKRWWGVANLWQQSKAALELWMQIRSTAYALTQLLALQLWPSFPLMAIAPWRKGAMITAGLFAQGLRMQFIGLPVRDAYDSKSGQFVMPLPGQDQRLQC, encoded by the coding sequence ATGTCTCTCGCTGCCAACGTCTGCTTGCTACTCTCGGAATGGATTTCCTTTCTCCTGGTGGCGGTGCCACCGCGTTCTCGCCGGACCTTCGTCGAACTGCTGATCGGTTGCCTGCTCAACCCGGAAGGCTGGGTCACGCGGGCCATCGGGGCCATTCGCCGGGAGGCACACTGGACCACCTATTACAAGCTCATCGAGCGAGCACAGGTGCCGGTCACGGAATTGTCGCTGCGTTTGTTACAGCTGGTGCTGACGGTGTGCCCCACCGAACTGGTCACCCTGATCCTCGACGATACGCTGGTTCTGCGCGGCGCGAAGTCCGGGCCGGGGATCAGTATCAAGCACGATCACAGCCACAAGGCCAATCGGCCGACCTTTCTGAACAGCCAGTGCTGGGTCACGCTGGCCCTGGTCGTGCGCGTCCGCCTGGGTTCGGCGCTGACGGTGCCGATTCGCTCGTGGCTGCTCGAAGAATCGGGTCAGCGCGGCAAGCTCTGGGGGGCACGCCAACTGATGGACTCGGTCCGGGGGCACGTCCAGGGGGGGCGCTTGCTGATCGATGCCTGGTTCATGCGCCGCACCCTGATTCTTCCGTTGCTCGAACAACCGGTCCGCATCATCGGACAGGTGCGCCGCGATACGGCCTTGTTTCTGCCGCCGGAACCGGAGCCGAAACGCCGAGGCCGCCAGCGCAAGTACGGCCAGCGGATCGATGCGGCGAGGCTCGAAACCTTGCCGGTGCAGGAGATGGAGCTGATGCTGTACGGCAAGGTGCAGCGGGTTCGGGTGCGTTCGGTCATCGCTGTGGCGCGATTCCTGAAGGGGCTCCCGGTACGCGCGGTGTGGTGCGAGATGCTCCTGCCCGATCACACCTGGTCGCGCCCACGCCTGATTCTGGCCACCGAGACCGACCTGTCGGCCCAACAGGTCGTCGCGATCTACGCCGAGCGCTGGGCGATCGAGCCCTTGTTTCACCACCTGAAGCGCTGGTGGGGCGTGGCCAATCTGTGGCAGCAGTCGAAGGCCGCGCTGGAACTGTGGATGCAGATTCGCTCCACGGCCTACGCGTTGACGCAACTGCTCGCCCTGCAGTTGTGGCCGTCCTTTCCGCTGATGGCCATCGCCCCCTGGAGAAAGGGTGCCATGATCACTGCGGGCCTTTTCGCCCAGGGGCTGCGCATGCAATTTATCGGACTTCCCGTGCGCGACGCCTACGACTCGAAGTCCGGTCAATTCGTGATGCCTCTCCCCGGTCAGGATCAGCGTTTGCAGTGTTGA